Proteins encoded in a region of the Teredinibacter purpureus genome:
- a CDS encoding cellulose binding domain-containing protein: MRHFNEKNLLSSIGSFAIVQSRSRSISRFCKAAALLSGLMGASLNAQALTCSTTENSWGSGYVLTVSVNNDSANAISNWEVNLDYANTPGVTNHWNAILSTTGNTVTASNVNWNGNLLPGQTTTFGLQGSHNGQFVAPTCSSTSPSTPTPTVTPTPIVTPTPTVTPTPTVTTTPTPPPTSIPTQAPSVSPTSAPTNSSSYSSYSSYSSSSSSSTPNPDVDPEIGSEETHFYLSYDDSASTAPRDLTFAALDSGNTPSPSWGRAYEFLNAETFEHFSEETVEPFLVSMGLLELPQSEIPINVVYEGNMFALGVNISGPTLTKEARKNTVITVLLDISGSMGSAYASETRSDISTLLDVAKHGLTTMTESLKDGDIVNLITFDTSADIILTDWVYAPDDTFYIDAVNALSTTGSTNLNEGIELAYQVANASFDETKANRVIILTDAYANTGTIDTTVIASHTIINGLEGILFSGIGIGDDFNEAFLNELTDAGKSTYSAMVTPTDAERIFTDGFMRFVDHAVENIQFRIDYPQSLDQLKSAAEEVSTEEGEVSTVNYAYNSSQFFLELFNSTVDIDTSETITLTATFDNDTGETETVVVEKTLAQLLSEGSEQIYSAATVTTLAALVANDITCEEVQASGLYEQNIGTDIFSHYIVAIDNFCLLAAPTPTAVPTITPTPGPITPTPTLPPTPIPTSSPTLIPTLLPTPIPTI; the protein is encoded by the coding sequence ATGCGTCATTTTAATGAAAAAAATTTGCTAAGCAGCATAGGCAGTTTTGCCATTGTGCAAAGCCGATCAAGATCAATATCCCGTTTTTGTAAAGCCGCCGCTTTATTATCAGGTTTAATGGGTGCATCACTTAATGCACAGGCCCTCACCTGCTCCACGACTGAGAATAGCTGGGGGAGCGGATACGTACTAACCGTAAGCGTTAATAATGACAGTGCCAACGCTATTTCTAACTGGGAAGTAAATTTAGATTATGCCAATACACCTGGCGTAACGAATCACTGGAACGCAATTCTTAGCACCACCGGAAATACCGTTACCGCCTCTAACGTTAATTGGAACGGAAACCTTCTCCCAGGACAAACAACTACCTTTGGCTTGCAAGGTTCTCACAACGGGCAATTTGTTGCGCCCACGTGCTCTAGTACGTCACCGAGCACACCTACACCTACCGTCACACCTACACCTATCGTTACACCTACACCAACTGTTACCCCCACACCAACCGTGACGACTACACCAACTCCGCCTCCTACCTCTATACCTACACAAGCGCCTAGCGTTTCACCAACATCAGCGCCCACCAACTCGAGTTCTTATAGCTCCTATAGCTCCTATAGTTCGAGTTCAAGCTCGAGCACTCCCAATCCAGATGTTGATCCTGAGATAGGCAGCGAAGAAACACATTTTTATTTGAGCTACGACGATTCGGCCAGCACCGCACCACGCGATTTAACTTTTGCAGCCCTTGATTCCGGCAATACACCTTCCCCTTCATGGGGACGCGCCTATGAGTTTCTTAATGCAGAAACCTTCGAACATTTTTCTGAAGAAACCGTAGAGCCATTTTTGGTATCGATGGGCCTGCTTGAACTGCCCCAGTCAGAAATCCCAATTAACGTCGTGTACGAAGGCAATATGTTTGCGTTGGGCGTTAATATAAGCGGCCCAACATTAACAAAAGAAGCCCGTAAAAACACCGTTATTACGGTGCTCCTAGACATTTCTGGCTCAATGGGCTCAGCCTATGCCAGTGAAACCCGTTCAGATATTTCAACACTACTAGACGTAGCCAAACATGGCTTAACAACCATGACCGAAAGCCTAAAAGATGGCGATATCGTCAACTTAATAACCTTCGATACTAGTGCCGATATTATTCTAACCGATTGGGTTTACGCCCCCGACGATACATTCTATATCGACGCCGTTAACGCTCTTTCTACAACCGGTAGCACAAACTTAAATGAAGGAATTGAACTCGCCTACCAAGTAGCCAACGCCAGTTTCGACGAAACGAAAGCTAACCGTGTCATTATTCTTACCGATGCCTATGCGAATACAGGAACCATCGATACCACTGTTATTGCATCACATACCATTATTAACGGCCTAGAAGGTATTTTGTTCTCGGGCATTGGTATTGGCGATGACTTTAATGAAGCCTTTTTAAATGAACTTACTGACGCAGGCAAGAGTACCTATTCTGCCATGGTAACGCCGACGGATGCCGAGCGAATATTTACAGATGGCTTTATGCGTTTTGTTGATCACGCGGTGGAAAACATTCAGTTTAGGATCGATTACCCACAGAGTTTGGATCAATTAAAATCGGCTGCAGAGGAAGTATCTACAGAGGAAGGCGAGGTCTCGACAGTTAATTACGCCTACAATAGTTCTCAGTTTTTTCTTGAGCTTTTCAACAGCACGGTAGATATCGATACAAGTGAAACCATTACGTTAACGGCAACATTCGATAATGATACTGGAGAAACTGAAACCGTTGTAGTCGAAAAAACGTTAGCGCAATTATTATCTGAAGGATCTGAACAGATATATTCTGCCGCAACCGTAACGACTCTCGCAGCTCTCGTAGCGAATGATATAACTTGTGAAGAAGTGCAAGCCAGCGGTCTGTATGAGCAAAATATTGGTACGGATATTTTTAGTCATTATATTGTAGCAATAGACAATTTTTGCTTGCTAGCAGCTCCAACTCCAACCGCTGTGCCAACCATTACACCCACTCCAGGGCCGATAACGCCAACACCAACATTACCACCTACACCTATTCCAACGTCATCACCTACACTTATTCCAACGTTACTGCCTACACCTATTCCAACGATCTAA